Genomic DNA from Pseudanabaena sp. ABRG5-3:
TTTTAACATCATGCCTCCCATTCTGCCCACTGGGCTGGATGATTTTGTGAATCTCGTGATTCCCATTCTCCAAAAGCGTGGTTTATTCCGTACTGCCTATGAAGGAAAGACTTTGCGCGAAAATCTGGGCTTACGTCGTCCTGCAAATCAGTACACAATTCAGGTTAGAGAGAGACAGTTGGTTGCTTAAATAATTAGCTCAGCATAAGTAAAAATAAAAGCTTGTGCAGCCCACTCGTGGGCTGCACAAGCTTTTATTTTGGTTAATTGTAAGTTATAGACTTGTTGAAGACTTAGAGGGATTCAATTTCCATTTCAGATAATCTTCTACCGTTGGAAAATATTGCATCACTCCATCTAAGCCTTCAGGTCTGCCTTTAAGATAACCTTCTAAATATGCAGAATCATCTTTACGTGGCAAAACTCCCCCGTCGCGATCGCGTTGTCCTTCTTGATAACGAGCTTCTCTAATGTTTCCGAACATAATATTCATCCATCCCCTTTTCACGCATTGAAAAGCTTTTTAGATTTGTATCTATTGTATCCAGTATAACAAAAACTAACAAACAGTCTTAGTTGTGGAAACCATAACCAAAAGTGATTGTACAAGATTTAAGCATCAGCCTAAAGCATGATGACTAAACTCAGTTCCACCAAATTAAGAAATGGCTTAGCCATTTCTTAATTTGGTATTAATGGTATGCAAGAATCTCGATCCGATTGCCAGCAGGGTCACGCAGATAAAAGCGATCGCAATTTGCTAATGGTTGGCGATCGGGAATAATCTCGACATCCAGACTTTGTAAATGCTGACGAAAAGCTTCCAAATCTTCGACTTGAAAAGCGATATGTCGTCTACTTTGGATATTGGGAATTTCTGGTTCCGTCGCGATATGAACTTGAGTATTACCTAGTTGATACCATGCACCCACAGCCTGTAGTGATACAGGTTTGGGGATTTCGGATAGTCCTAGCGCCCGACCATAGAAAAAGATCATCTCAGCTTCTAACTCAGGGGTGGAAGTAACTTGGATATGGTCGATCGCCTTAAGCCACATATTTTTTCTCCTAATTGCCTAATTGCCTAATTGACTCACCTTACGCAGAAGTTTATAAGACCCTCACCCCTAGCCCCTCTCCCAAAGGGGGAGAGGGGAAAAGAAAAAGTCAAAACCACCTCTTGCTCCCCTTCTCCCGCTCTGGGAGAAGGGGTTGGGGGATGAGGGCGGATTTTCTATCTGCGTAAGGTGAGTGATCTAGCTCAGAAGTGTAATTGAGTGGGCGCATCGCGCCCACTCAATTACACTTCTGAGGCTTGGACTTCTGATAATTCCAAATCTGGTTCGCGATAGTCTTCTAATGCACCAAGGGTCTTGAGGCTGGGGAATAGCCAGAGAGTAGCAAATACTACGGTGATCGTGCCAATGCCGCCACCGACTACAGCGATAATCGGACCAAAGACTGCTGCTGCTAAACCTGACTCAAAGCCGCCTAGCTCATTGGATGCGCTGATAAATACACTATTGACAGCAGCAACCCGACCGCGCAAATTTTCGGGGGTGCGAATCTGGACGAGAGTATGGCGAATGACAACGCTGATCATGTCGAGCGCTCCGCTAAAGACGAGCATCAACAATGAGAGCCAGAACCAACGGGATAGACCGAAGATAATCGTGACTATGCCAAACCCAACGACTGACCAGAGCATCGCTAATCCTGCACGACGGAAAGGTGGTAAATGAGCAATAATTACAGCCATCGTTAAGGCTCCAATGGAAGGAGCAGCTTGGAGAAAGCCGAGTTCTAGAGGTCCAACTTGGAGAATATCCTTCGCAAAAATGGGTAAGAGGGCAGTTGCGCTGCCAAGAAGAACGGCAAACAGATCAAGGGAAATTGAAGCGAGGATCAGTTGATTATTCCAAACAAATTTGAAGCCTGCGGATAGAGCCTTGATCGATATTGGTTCTGAAGAGTAGGTGACAGGGCGTTGGGGAATGATCGCCACAGCGATAAAACAAGATAGAGCCGCAAGTGCCGAAAATAGATATACTCCCGTAGCTTTACCGAGAATAGCGATCGCTAATCCTCCTAAAGCGGGTCCCGCCACGGCTGCGATTTGGAAACTGCTACTGTTCCAAGTGGCGGCATTGGTAAACATATGGATGGGGATTAACTGCCAGACAAAGGCATCACTGGCGGGTTTGAGGAAGGCGCGACCGATGCCGATTAAAGCCAAAATCACATAAATCCATGCGATCGCTCCTTTGCCATAGGAGATTGCGGCAAGTCCGAGGGAGCAGATAATGAGGAGAAAAATGGCGAATAGGATCGTCTTTTTGCGATCGTGGCGATCGGCGACATGTCCTGCTAATAGCGTTAACAGGATCATGGGTGTGACTTGCGCTAAGCCTACACCACCCAAGGCTAAGGCGGAACCAGTGCGATCATAAATTTCCCAACCAAGGGCTACGGTTTGCATTTGGAAGGAAGTAAAAATGAGAATTCTGCCGATCGCAAAGAGACGAAAATCACGAATTCGGAGAGCCGCAAAGGGATCGGGGCGATTGCTAAGATGGTTAATTTCAGGTGAAGTTTGCGAAGATTTTTGATTAGGACTTTGCGGATGAGAACTCATGGTAATGCGTAAAGAAAAAGCTTCACGGAGTAGATTTGGATTCAAAAACTTGGTAGAGAAGCGCTAAACTGTCATCAATTTTGGCGATCTGTTCCTCACTCAGAGAGTCCAGCAGATCGGCAATGTAGGCTCGGGTTAAATCTCTAGCAGCATCAAGATGGGCCTTACCGTCGGGGGTTAATTTTAGAGAAACGCGACGACGTTCCGATGGATGGTCACAGCGATGGACAAAGTTGCGTTGGACAAGGCGTTCCGTATTCGCTGAGGCAGTGGCACAGGTTACGCCTAAATGTTCCGAAAGCTCGACTAGGGATGCACCGGGGTTACGATCTAAAAAAGCTAGAGTCCGAAATTGGGGAACCGATAGTTCAGTTGCCTTGCGATCGCGCATATCCGCCCGAATAAATCGCATGACTAAGGGAATTGTTTCCATTACTTTAGCTGCACATTGTTTGGATAATGTGGAGTCCAGAACTGGAGCAATTGATTCTGAAGCTGATTGGCGAACTGACTTTTTCGATCCCATGGGATAGTTAACTCTTAGCTGATATTAGTTGTTACAGGGCTATAGAGTATCCCGAAGGGATACTCTTTGCCATTTTATCCCGTTACATTCCAATCTGACGATATAGGCGACCACCAATAAAGGTGAGGGCAATCAGGACTAATACCAAAATTACGGTGTCAAAGCCATAGCCATAGATACTTGTGCCATTTAGGAGCATCACTCCCCGCAGGGCATCAACCTCATAGGTCAGAGGGTTAATATGGGACACAAACTGCAACCAAGGCGGCATAATCTCGATCGGATAAATGGCATTACTGGCAAAGAACAAGGGC
This window encodes:
- a CDS encoding MFS transporter; the protein is MSSHPQSPNQKSSQTSPEINHLSNRPDPFAALRIRDFRLFAIGRILIFTSFQMQTVALGWEIYDRTGSALALGGVGLAQVTPMILLTLLAGHVADRHDRKKTILFAIFLLIICSLGLAAISYGKGAIAWIYVILALIGIGRAFLKPASDAFVWQLIPIHMFTNAATWNSSSFQIAAVAGPALGGLAIAILGKATGVYLFSALAALSCFIAVAIIPQRPVTYSSEPISIKALSAGFKFVWNNQLILASISLDLFAVLLGSATALLPIFAKDILQVGPLELGFLQAAPSIGALTMAVIIAHLPPFRRAGLAMLWSVVGFGIVTIIFGLSRWFWLSLLMLVFSGALDMISVVIRHTLVQIRTPENLRGRVAAVNSVFISASNELGGFESGLAAAVFGPIIAVVGGGIGTITVVFATLWLFPSLKTLGALEDYREPDLELSEVQASEV
- a CDS encoding MarR family winged helix-turn-helix transcriptional regulator is translated as MGSKKSVRQSASESIAPVLDSTLSKQCAAKVMETIPLVMRFIRADMRDRKATELSVPQFRTLAFLDRNPGASLVELSEHLGVTCATASANTERLVQRNFVHRCDHPSERRRVSLKLTPDGKAHLDAARDLTRAYIADLLDSLSEEQIAKIDDSLALLYQVFESKSTP
- a CDS encoding VOC family protein gives rise to the protein MWLKAIDHIQVTSTPELEAEMIFFYGRALGLSEIPKPVSLQAVGAWYQLGNTQVHIATEPEIPNIQSRRHIAFQVEDLEAFRQHLQSLDVEIIPDRQPLANCDRFYLRDPAGNRIEILAYH